In Kordiimonas pumila, a single genomic region encodes these proteins:
- the clpS gene encoding ATP-dependent Clp protease adapter ClpS, translated as MSDKHKIGDDQGNGTGTGLLTKPETKTKKPSMYKVILLNDDYTPMEFVVHVLQRFFRMTLEEATEVMLQVHQRGVGICGIFTFEVAETKVNQVLSFAKQHEHPLQCTLEKE; from the coding sequence ATGTCTGATAAACACAAAATTGGTGATGATCAGGGTAATGGAACAGGCACAGGCCTGCTGACAAAACCTGAAACGAAGACCAAAAAACCATCGATGTATAAAGTTATTCTTTTGAATGATGATTATACACCTATGGAATTTGTGGTGCATGTTTTGCAACGATTTTTTAGAATGACACTCGAGGAAGCGACAGAGGTAATGTTACAGGTACATCAACGCGGTGTTGGTATATGTGGCATATTCACTTTCGAAGTGGCAGAGACTAAAGTTAATCAGGTACTGTCTTTTGCCAAGCAACATGAGCACCCACTGCAGTGTACTCTTGAGAAAGAGTAA
- the pgmG gene encoding phosphoglucomutase/phosphomannomutase PgmG, with amino-acid sequence MNSHTFHPSVLREYDVRGIVDETLSVKDAYALGQAYGTTIARNGGSKVCVGYDGRLSSPDLSSALMDGIISTGIDVKCIGLGGTPMLYYSVFALDTDGGVMVTGSHNPPNYNGFKMMVGKKPCFGEAIQKLGALTKASDYETGRGAVENVDVFDEYIDRLIRDVNMKGFKVAWDPANGSSGPAVAAMVKRLPGEHIVINAEVDGTFPNHHADPTVEANLQQLKDVVLSEGCDVGLSFDGDGDRIGAVDSRGNVVWGDQMLAIMSGDLLKEVPGAPIIADVKASQVLFDRIAELGGKPVMWKTGHSLIKDKMVELSAPLAGEMSGHIFYKHKFYGHDDALYAGIRFLNAISSQGGNLDALMDDLPKAINTPELRFDCEETRKFEVVKEVRSQLEAAGANMSTVDGVRVLTDDGWWLLRASNTQAVLVARCEASTDEGLARLKKELVQALAAVGVDAPDSF; translated from the coding sequence ATGAACTCGCATACTTTTCACCCATCTGTCCTTCGTGAATACGACGTTCGAGGCATTGTTGATGAAACACTTTCAGTTAAAGACGCTTATGCTTTAGGGCAGGCTTATGGCACAACAATAGCACGCAATGGTGGTAGTAAAGTGTGTGTGGGATACGATGGAAGGCTTTCCTCTCCTGATCTATCAAGCGCATTGATGGATGGTATTATAAGCACAGGCATTGATGTAAAATGCATAGGTCTTGGTGGTACACCCATGTTGTATTATTCAGTTTTTGCTCTTGATACAGATGGCGGGGTCATGGTTACAGGCTCGCACAACCCTCCGAACTATAACGGCTTTAAGATGATGGTGGGCAAAAAGCCTTGCTTCGGTGAAGCCATCCAGAAACTTGGAGCACTTACCAAAGCCAGTGATTATGAAACAGGCCGAGGTGCTGTTGAAAATGTGGATGTTTTTGACGAATATATTGATCGGTTAATCAGAGACGTAAACATGAAGGGCTTTAAGGTTGCATGGGACCCTGCAAATGGATCTTCTGGCCCTGCTGTCGCGGCTATGGTTAAGCGCCTTCCAGGCGAACATATTGTTATTAATGCTGAAGTAGACGGCACTTTCCCGAACCATCACGCGGATCCAACCGTTGAAGCTAATTTGCAGCAATTAAAAGATGTTGTGCTTTCAGAAGGCTGTGATGTAGGCCTTTCTTTTGATGGTGATGGCGACCGTATTGGTGCCGTAGATAGCCGGGGAAATGTTGTTTGGGGTGACCAGATGCTTGCTATCATGAGTGGTGACTTATTAAAAGAGGTACCCGGTGCACCTATCATTGCAGATGTGAAAGCCAGTCAGGTGCTATTTGATCGTATTGCGGAGCTGGGCGGTAAGCCTGTTATGTGGAAAACTGGTCACTCACTGATTAAAGATAAAATGGTTGAGCTTTCAGCGCCGCTCGCAGGCGAGATGTCCGGGCATATATTTTATAAACACAAGTTTTACGGGCATGATGATGCACTGTATGCGGGCATAAGGTTTTTGAATGCGATTTCAAGCCAAGGCGGCAATCTTGACGCATTAATGGATGACTTACCAAAAGCTATTAATACGCCAGAACTTAGATTTGACTGTGAGGAAACTCGGAAATTTGAAGTTGTGAAAGAAGTGAGGTCTCAACTTGAAGCAGCAGGCGCTAATATGTCGACTGTTGACGGGGTTAGGGTTCTTACGGATGATGGTTGGTGGTTGCTGCGGGCATCAAACACACAAGCAGTGCTTGTTGCGCGGTGCGAAGCTTCAACAGATGAGGGCCTTGCTAGATTAAAAAAAGAGTTGGTGCAGGCTTTGGCTGCTGTTGGTGTTGATGCACCAGATAGTTTTTAA
- a CDS encoding substrate-binding periplasmic protein encodes MGKLLPKFLSGLSLTLLSLIVSADDSADKKLNIAVLLEIPPYIIEENSTGLEPDIIRAVFAEENIAVNFIHVPLARMSAILHDRIVDGVASFITEKGLCDVSDPFVYWHDGVIVRNAVAADVASLDDLAGMRVGSFPNAVFVYPDVINQVHNITPSYVTVHRAQLVVKMFEHGRIDAYIGNYISLNYIHDVEDGHSAEERPFTVVEKFDLYPRTMCFLRPVITDIFNRGLEKLKKKPIYDQILQKYIIE; translated from the coding sequence ATGGGCAAATTATTACCTAAATTTTTGTCAGGCTTGTCTCTTACGTTATTAAGCCTCATAGTTTCTGCGGATGACAGTGCAGATAAAAAGTTAAATATTGCCGTTTTGCTTGAAATCCCTCCATATATAATTGAAGAAAACTCAACAGGCTTAGAGCCCGATATCATAAGGGCAGTTTTTGCTGAAGAGAATATAGCAGTTAATTTTATTCATGTACCGCTTGCTCGTATGTCTGCTATTCTTCATGATAGAATTGTAGATGGTGTTGCTAGCTTTATTACAGAAAAGGGCTTGTGTGATGTGAGTGACCCTTTTGTATACTGGCATGACGGTGTTATTGTTCGGAATGCAGTAGCGGCTGATGTAGCGAGTCTTGATGATCTTGCTGGTATGCGTGTAGGGTCTTTTCCTAATGCTGTGTTTGTTTATCCTGATGTAATAAACCAAGTGCATAATATTACACCTTCCTATGTTACAGTGCACAGGGCCCAACTTGTTGTAAAAATGTTTGAGCATGGCCGCATTGATGCCTACATCGGAAACTATATATCTTTAAACTATATACATGATGTGGAAGATGGGCACAGTGCTGAAGAACGGCCTTTCACGGTCGTAGAAAAGTTTGATCTTTATCCAAGGACTATGTGCTTTTTGCGGCCTGTAATAACAGATATTTTTAATAGAGGGCTAGAAAAGCTGAAGAAAAAACCAATATATGATCAGATTTTGCAGAAATATATAATTGAATAA
- a CDS encoding DnaJ domain-containing protein: protein MAWLVAGIILAGLLFLLLGWWSNAEVKSAKRGLLFAVIIVCLLLAMLLVMRGHTVTALIPGIYALGRVIGISKVLNNMRGNRSNKDGNGAKGTDMSRREALDILGLDEGVTNAEVNSAYRRLMSKYHPDKGGSDWMAAKLSEARKVLLKE from the coding sequence GTGGCTTGGCTTGTTGCTGGAATTATACTCGCCGGATTGTTGTTTTTACTACTTGGCTGGTGGTCAAATGCTGAAGTTAAATCAGCAAAACGAGGCTTGTTATTCGCTGTGATTATTGTTTGCCTTTTACTGGCAATGTTACTTGTCATGAGGGGGCACACTGTTACAGCACTGATACCGGGTATTTACGCTTTGGGAAGAGTAATTGGTATTTCCAAAGTATTGAATAACATGCGCGGTAATCGAAGCAATAAAGATGGTAACGGTGCCAAAGGAACTGATATGTCGCGTAGGGAGGCTCTGGATATTCTAGGCCTTGATGAGGGTGTGACAAATGCAGAAGTTAACAGTGCTTATCGGCGTCTAATGAGCAAATATCATCCTGATAAAGGTGGTAGTGACTGGATGGCGGCAAAACTTTCAGAAGCACGAAAAGTATTGTTGAAAGAATAG
- a CDS encoding division plane positioning ATPase MipZ, which produces MPDTNNTTMPEKGTSSEGSRRPYLIVLGNEKGGSGKSTTAMHIVVALLREGHRVGTIDLDARQKSLTRYIENRRAYSAEAQDLTLPMPIEKVVPKSALRSADAAEADEKARFEAAYFELSDKVDVVVIDCPGSDTYLSRLAHTAADTLVTPVNDSFVDLDLLARVNPETHAVLGPSLYSEMVWKARQRRAVADGGKIDWVILRNRVGALHAKNKERVETVLGELAKRIGVRYIPGLGERVIYRELFLNGLTLMDLKEAGGIDGQGLSMSHVAARHEVRKLVDALNLPFRHRKAS; this is translated from the coding sequence GTGCCTGATACGAACAATACCACCATGCCAGAGAAAGGCACATCCAGTGAAGGATCGCGTCGGCCTTACCTTATTGTGTTGGGCAATGAGAAAGGTGGTTCCGGTAAGTCAACAACAGCTATGCATATTGTTGTTGCGTTGCTTCGGGAAGGGCACCGCGTTGGCACGATTGACCTTGATGCTAGGCAAAAAAGCCTTACGAGATATATTGAAAACAGGCGGGCTTATAGTGCAGAGGCACAAGATTTAACGCTCCCGATGCCAATTGAAAAAGTTGTGCCTAAGTCTGCACTTCGGTCTGCTGACGCTGCGGAAGCTGATGAAAAAGCCAGATTTGAAGCAGCATATTTTGAACTTTCAGACAAGGTTGATGTTGTTGTTATTGATTGCCCGGGAAGTGACACATATTTGTCGAGGCTTGCACATACCGCAGCAGATACACTGGTTACACCGGTTAACGACAGTTTTGTAGACCTTGATTTGCTAGCAAGGGTTAATCCTGAAACCCATGCTGTTTTAGGGCCTAGCTTATACTCTGAAATGGTTTGGAAAGCTCGGCAACGCCGGGCAGTTGCGGATGGTGGTAAAATTGACTGGGTTATCCTAAGGAACCGTGTCGGGGCGCTTCATGCTAAGAACAAGGAGCGGGTAGAAACAGTGCTTGGCGAACTGGCCAAACGTATCGGGGTGCGGTATATTCCGGGCCTTGGAGAGCGTGTGATTTATAGGGAGCTGTTCCTGAACGGTTTAACGCTGATGGACCTTAAAGAGGCCGGGGGTATAGATGGCCAAGGCCTTTCAATGTCTCATGTTGCAGCAAGACATGAGGTGCGAAAATTGGTGGATGCCTTGAATTTACCATTTCGACATAGGAAGGCATCTTAA
- a CDS encoding glucosaminidase domain-containing protein, protein MRDHVRMSMIYLLLAALLAVVPVGIARHMLSISRTDAFIPDRPNYLAHQYPPKGEAELTSRLAKLLNNSMKAVGAVPRIFMAKLPEDLPEIDVIVEKKRLFVSSLLPLVLRANELIVADRGRLLTIRHKIEQHEKLTKPEAQWLRKTAREYREKLPLKVEASHIDSLLLKIDVIPPSLAIAQAAIESAWGTSKFAQKGNALFGEWVWGHSAKGIIPERRLEGKTHKVKSFDYLLDSVRSYMRNLNRHQTYHGLRTLRAEMRYNGEVLTGALLAPALVTYSERGVEYVDDVVSIIRYNDLDVLDNASLSNS, encoded by the coding sequence GTGCGTGATCATGTTAGAATGTCCATGATCTATCTTTTACTGGCTGCTTTGCTTGCAGTTGTTCCAGTAGGTATTGCACGCCATATGCTCTCTATCTCCCGAACAGATGCATTCATCCCTGACCGACCCAATTATTTAGCCCACCAATACCCGCCCAAAGGTGAGGCAGAGCTAACATCCCGTCTCGCAAAACTATTAAACAACAGTATGAAGGCCGTTGGGGCAGTACCTCGTATTTTCATGGCAAAACTACCTGAAGACCTGCCTGAGATTGATGTTATAGTAGAAAAAAAGCGTCTGTTTGTTTCCTCCCTTCTGCCACTGGTTTTAAGGGCAAATGAGCTTATAGTTGCAGATAGAGGCCGGCTACTTACAATCCGTCATAAAATCGAGCAACATGAAAAGCTTACAAAACCCGAAGCTCAATGGCTGCGCAAAACTGCCCGCGAATACAGGGAAAAATTACCTTTAAAAGTTGAGGCGTCACACATTGATAGCTTGCTCCTAAAGATTGATGTCATACCCCCTTCCCTTGCCATTGCTCAGGCGGCAATAGAAAGCGCATGGGGCACAAGTAAATTTGCCCAAAAAGGCAATGCTCTGTTTGGCGAATGGGTATGGGGGCACAGCGCAAAAGGCATTATTCCAGAAAGACGTTTGGAAGGAAAAACCCACAAGGTAAAAAGCTTTGATTATCTGCTCGACAGTGTCAGAAGTTATATGCGAAACCTTAACCGCCATCAAACATATCATGGCCTGCGGACACTTAGAGCTGAAATGCGCTATAATGGTGAGGTACTAACAGGTGCACTTCTCGCCCCAGCCCTTGTTACCTATTCAGAAAGAGGCGTGGAATATGTAGATGATGTCGTATCAATAATAAGGTATAACGACCTTGATGTTCTCGATAATGCCTCTCTTAGTAACAGCTAA
- the panC gene encoding pantoate--beta-alanine ligase → MTKSLPIIRTVHDLQNLVKKWRQQGFRVGMVPTMGALHHGHLSLVSAIAAKADKVVVSIFVNPTQFGPEEDLDKYPRQEQADQEKLSQTKASVIYAPTVEEMYPEGNATSVSVSGISEILEGAKRPGHFDGVATIVSKLLLQCQPDYAIFGEKDYQQLAIIRRLVQDLHIPVEVMAGQLIRESDGLAASSRNAYLTANERLIAGQLNLILKDLIQAVMIQKVPLRKAEIVATDRLLSSGFSAVDYVSIVDGTTLLPLESVKAGARVLAVARCGGVRLLDNMPIL, encoded by the coding sequence ATGACCAAATCACTTCCTATTATACGCACAGTTCACGATCTACAAAATCTTGTCAAAAAGTGGCGGCAACAAGGCTTTAGGGTTGGTATGGTCCCAACGATGGGTGCACTTCATCATGGCCACTTATCATTAGTTTCTGCTATCGCTGCAAAAGCCGATAAAGTTGTTGTATCCATTTTTGTAAACCCAACCCAATTTGGCCCTGAGGAAGATCTTGATAAATACCCAAGGCAAGAACAGGCTGACCAAGAAAAGCTCTCGCAGACTAAAGCGAGTGTAATATATGCCCCAACAGTTGAAGAGATGTATCCAGAAGGGAACGCAACTTCAGTTTCCGTTAGCGGGATCAGCGAAATTCTTGAAGGGGCAAAACGTCCCGGTCATTTTGACGGCGTCGCAACAATTGTGAGCAAATTATTGCTTCAATGTCAGCCTGATTATGCCATCTTTGGTGAAAAAGACTATCAGCAACTTGCGATTATACGCCGCTTGGTTCAGGACCTACATATCCCCGTTGAAGTTATGGCCGGTCAGCTTATACGGGAAAGCGATGGGCTGGCAGCCTCATCCCGCAATGCCTACCTTACTGCAAACGAGCGTCTTATTGCTGGCCAATTGAACTTAATTTTGAAGGACCTCATTCAAGCCGTTATGATACAGAAGGTCCCTCTTCGTAAGGCAGAAATAGTAGCCACAGACAGGTTGCTAAGTAGCGGCTTTAGCGCTGTAGACTATGTTAGCATTGTAGACGGCACAACTTTACTACCGCTTGAAAGCGTGAAAGCTGGCGCACGTGTACTCGCTGTCGCACGCTGCGGCGGTGTTCGACTGTTAGATAACATGCCTATCCTTTAA
- a CDS encoding M20/M25/M40 family metallo-hydrolase, whose protein sequence is MKLSLRIILLLSFAFSCLSVQAGDEVDLAVMTQIREEGFKNSQVMETVSYLSDVIGPRLTGSPALKQANIWTKETLEKWGLVNGRLEGFDFGPGWTADHVSVFMTAPRNVQLSALPISWHPGTNGVLHGAIYYAPMDENGDFRKYKGKLAGKIVFVDKLEGYQAPSNEVMIRRTEKDLIKSKNYRIPNGEQEEDFDWWVEYITFHHELESFLAEEGALAMVRQSTRDAMLIEASGYKHIDGQLPKIPGVVLAAEHYRRAVRLLRRDMDVELSIDVDAEFYTQDLKSYSTLADIEGALPNPNIVMVGAHLDSWVGGDGAADNAAGVAVVMEAVRILKAINVTPHHTIRVALWGGEEQGYFGSQQYATNHLTERPKNTNEDLRFMGPYELYYNQFPMITKPDYDQFSVYFNLDNGSGKIRGIYSEGNLAAGAIFKDWLVPFHDIGAATVTMNITGGTDHEVFDHIGLPAFQFIQDPLDYESRVHHTQVDTLDHIAEGDLKQAAVVLAGFIYNAAMQEEKMPRKPLPVATPE, encoded by the coding sequence GTGAAATTAAGCCTACGTATTATTTTACTTTTGTCTTTTGCCTTTTCATGCTTGTCGGTGCAGGCAGGTGATGAGGTTGATCTTGCTGTAATGACTCAAATTCGAGAAGAGGGTTTTAAAAACTCTCAAGTGATGGAAACAGTTTCCTATTTATCTGATGTCATTGGGCCGCGACTAACTGGCAGTCCTGCTCTGAAACAGGCCAATATTTGGACAAAAGAAACCCTTGAAAAGTGGGGGTTGGTTAATGGCCGACTTGAAGGTTTTGATTTTGGCCCGGGCTGGACCGCCGATCATGTTTCTGTTTTTATGACAGCACCCAGAAACGTGCAGCTTTCAGCACTGCCAATCAGTTGGCATCCGGGTACGAACGGCGTTTTGCACGGCGCTATATATTATGCTCCAATGGATGAGAATGGCGACTTCCGCAAATATAAGGGCAAGCTTGCAGGAAAAATAGTTTTTGTTGATAAGCTTGAAGGCTATCAGGCACCTTCAAATGAAGTGATGATACGGCGCACAGAAAAAGATCTGATAAAATCTAAAAACTACCGCATTCCTAACGGTGAACAAGAGGAAGACTTTGACTGGTGGGTTGAGTATATTACGTTCCATCATGAATTAGAGAGCTTTTTGGCGGAAGAAGGCGCCCTCGCAATGGTGCGGCAGTCTACTCGCGATGCTATGCTTATTGAAGCGTCTGGATATAAACACATTGATGGCCAACTGCCCAAAATTCCGGGGGTTGTGCTAGCGGCTGAACATTACCGGCGCGCGGTAAGGCTTCTGAGGCGTGATATGGATGTAGAGCTCTCTATTGATGTCGATGCTGAGTTTTATACGCAAGATTTAAAGTCATACTCAACACTAGCCGATATTGAAGGGGCTTTGCCTAATCCAAATATTGTTATGGTGGGTGCTCATCTTGATAGTTGGGTTGGAGGTGACGGTGCTGCTGACAATGCGGCTGGCGTTGCTGTGGTTATGGAGGCAGTACGCATTTTAAAAGCCATCAACGTAACACCGCATCATACAATCAGGGTGGCTTTGTGGGGCGGGGAAGAACAAGGCTATTTTGGATCGCAGCAGTATGCGACAAACCACCTTACAGAGCGCCCTAAAAACACCAATGAAGACCTGCGCTTTATGGGGCCATATGAGCTTTATTATAACCAGTTCCCGATGATAACGAAGCCTGATTATGACCAGTTTTCGGTTTATTTTAATCTTGATAATGGTTCTGGGAAAATACGAGGGATTTACAGCGAGGGAAACCTTGCTGCGGGCGCTATTTTCAAGGACTGGTTAGTACCTTTTCATGATATTGGAGCTGCAACGGTCACCATGAATATAACAGGCGGTACGGACCACGAGGTTTTTGACCACATTGGATTGCCAGCCTTTCAATTTATTCAGGATCCGCTTGATTACGAATCCCGCGTACATCATACGCAGGTAGATACGTTGGACCATATTGCGGAAGGTGACTTGAAGCAGGCGGCTGTTGTTTTAGCTGGCTTTATTTATAATGCTGCCATGCAGGAAGAAAAAATGCCCAGAAAGCCTTTGCCTGTAGCAACACCTGAGTAA
- a CDS encoding response regulator, whose protein sequence is MGNGTVLLVDDEPVVLQMHSSAVRHFGFEVLIAESAEEGIALTRKYSPALVISDVQMPGEGGFDFIASLVEQDLKNMPAIYLTGYDDIDIVRGGLKAGGDDFIIKGTSIEVLRQRIAFWMVSGFKSLPVDIRRRAIAAANAVSGDSFPGVMHHFRMESDIVSRISRRVQAELSTLPDTFGCRLIERVCFMARVTKVALEESADFAEYVKFPEILFRAVQSLDITWASGMASLYANFDDWASDDRFGEAGLVPLEKTMDYTWYETVA, encoded by the coding sequence ATGGGAAATGGTACGGTCCTTCTTGTTGATGATGAACCTGTCGTGCTGCAAATGCATTCGTCAGCCGTACGGCACTTTGGTTTTGAGGTTCTGATCGCTGAGAGCGCAGAGGAAGGCATAGCATTAACGCGTAAATATAGTCCCGCGTTGGTTATTAGTGATGTGCAAATGCCGGGTGAAGGTGGTTTTGATTTTATTGCTTCCTTGGTTGAGCAAGACCTAAAAAATATGCCAGCGATTTATTTAACAGGGTATGATGACATTGATATCGTGCGCGGCGGGCTCAAGGCAGGCGGTGATGATTTTATTATAAAAGGTACCAGTATAGAAGTGCTAAGGCAGCGCATTGCTTTTTGGATGGTTAGTGGGTTTAAGTCACTGCCTGTTGATATTCGCCGCAGAGCTATTGCTGCGGCAAATGCTGTTTCAGGGGATAGCTTCCCCGGTGTAATGCATCATTTTAGGATGGAATCTGATATTGTTAGTAGAATATCGCGTCGAGTTCAGGCGGAGCTTTCTACGTTACCTGACACTTTTGGGTGCCGGCTGATAGAGCGTGTGTGTTTTATGGCACGTGTTACCAAGGTTGCGCTTGAAGAAAGCGCTGACTTTGCCGAATATGTGAAGTTTCCAGAGATACTCTTTCGCGCTGTACAGTCGCTAGATATAACTTGGGCATCTGGTATGGCGTCCTTATATGCAAATTTTGATGACTGGGCATCGGATGATCGGTTTGGGGAGGCAGGTTTAGTACCGCTTGAAAAAACTATGGATTATACGTGGTACGAGACTGTTGCATAG
- the mgtE gene encoding magnesium transporter produces the protein MGQDQNMPDDTDIVPDDEQLGQEEAYEVPQTDVHLSREFVQALQRALKDEDETLILEMLEELHAADVADILETLSSQQRRKLIELGSKGFDPEVLSEVEGEAQDDLYEHMPNDLIADAVTELDTDDAVYVIEELGDEDREEVLRALASDDRVAIEESLSYPEDSAGRLMQRDLVSVPEFWTVGQTIDYLRSENSNIPEDFYDIFVVDPGHRVVGTVPLSRVMSSKRAQTIISIMNDDPHIVDASAEQEEVAYQFTKYHLISTAVVDSAKRLVGVITVDDVVDVIEESAEADILALAGVREESGLNESFIEIVKGRFTWLFINLGTAILASVVIGLFEATIEQMVALAVLMPIVASMGGNAGTQTMTVAVRAIATKELNASNAVRILNRELMAALLNGGILALLSGLVAMIWFKSVLLGSVFAAALIVNMFFAGLSGLLIPMTLHKLDIDPAIASSVFVTTITDVIGFFAFLGLAAIFLF, from the coding sequence ATGGGCCAAGACCAGAATATGCCTGATGATACAGATATTGTTCCCGATGACGAGCAGCTAGGGCAGGAGGAGGCTTATGAAGTGCCTCAAACAGACGTACATCTCAGCCGTGAGTTTGTGCAAGCCCTGCAGCGTGCCCTAAAAGATGAAGATGAAACCTTAATTCTTGAAATGCTTGAAGAATTACATGCGGCAGATGTCGCTGATATTCTTGAGACATTATCATCGCAGCAGCGGCGTAAGCTGATCGAACTTGGCAGTAAGGGCTTTGACCCTGAAGTGTTAAGTGAGGTTGAAGGTGAAGCTCAGGATGATCTTTATGAGCATATGCCGAATGACTTGATTGCTGATGCTGTAACCGAGCTTGATACAGATGATGCTGTTTATGTAATTGAAGAACTGGGTGATGAGGACAGAGAAGAAGTTCTTCGTGCACTTGCTTCTGATGACCGTGTGGCGATTGAGGAAAGCTTAAGCTATCCAGAAGATTCTGCTGGCCGTTTGATGCAGCGTGACTTGGTTTCTGTGCCGGAATTCTGGACTGTTGGCCAAACCATTGATTATTTGCGGTCAGAGAATAGTAATATTCCAGAAGATTTCTATGATATTTTTGTGGTTGATCCTGGCCACAGAGTTGTCGGTACAGTGCCGCTGTCGCGCGTTATGAGTTCAAAGCGGGCTCAAACCATTATTAGCATTATGAATGATGACCCTCATATTGTTGATGCGAGTGCTGAACAGGAAGAAGTTGCATACCAGTTTACCAAGTATCACCTTATCTCAACGGCAGTGGTTGATAGTGCCAAGCGCCTTGTTGGTGTGATTACCGTTGATGATGTTGTTGATGTAATTGAAGAAAGTGCGGAAGCAGACATCTTGGCCCTTGCGGGTGTTCGTGAAGAGTCTGGCTTGAATGAAAGCTTTATAGAAATTGTAAAAGGCCGGTTTACTTGGCTGTTTATTAACCTTGGCACGGCAATTTTAGCTTCAGTAGTTATTGGTCTTTTTGAAGCAACTATCGAGCAGATGGTTGCTTTGGCTGTATTGATGCCTATTGTGGCGTCTATGGGGGGTAATGCTGGTACTCAGACAATGACAGTTGCAGTTCGTGCTATTGCTACTAAGGAATTGAACGCGTCAAATGCTGTCAGGATTTTAAACCGTGAATTGATGGCTGCACTTTTGAACGGGGGCATCTTGGCTCTTCTTTCCGGACTGGTAGCTATGATTTGGTTTAAAAGCGTGTTACTTGGCAGCGTGTTTGCTGCAGCACTTATTGTAAATATGTTCTTTGCAGGGTTAAGTGGGCTTTTAATTCCTATGACGCTCCATAAATTAGATATTGATCCTGCCATTGCCTCTAGTGTCTTTGTTACGACTATTACGGATGTGATTGGTTTTTTTGCTTTTCTTGGTCTTGCTGCGATCTTTCTTTTTTAA
- a CDS encoding FliM/FliN family flagellar motor switch protein, translating into MDYQAVNRVSVEITVVLGRTHMPIRQLLKMGRGAVIDLDARHEDECWVYANGELVARGEIMIVGERIGVSITRMMSQLQV; encoded by the coding sequence ATGGACTATCAGGCTGTTAATCGGGTCTCTGTTGAAATAACAGTTGTTCTGGGCCGTACCCATATGCCTATTCGCCAGCTTTTGAAGATGGGTCGTGGCGCCGTAATCGATCTTGACGCTCGTCACGAAGATGAGTGCTGGGTCTATGCGAACGGCGAGCTTGTTGCACGCGGAGAAATAATGATCGTTGGTGAACGGATTGGTGTTTCTATCACCCGTATGATGAGCCAGCTTCAAGTCTAA